One window from the genome of Anopheles coluzzii chromosome X, AcolN3, whole genome shotgun sequence encodes:
- the LOC125906708 gene encoding uncharacterized protein K02A2.6-like isoform X2 has product MSATEQRYPVIDKEALAIVWAVKKFFNYLYARKFTLVTDHKPLTQILHPEKSLPTLCISRMVNYADYLAHFNFDVVYRSTNENKNADYCSRIPSPSTQSSVYSLSLRRGGNEDQDDFEDFVLNQIQQLPIETDQIARETRKDEHLGKILKDLEMGRNLSQIGYKAPEVKYTMVANCLLFEHRVVIPDILRSAILQDLHAAHIGVVRMKYLARSYVYWPGIDKDIEQLAKSCHECAQTVSAPPKFNQHHWEYPSNPWERVHVDYAGPVAGAMLLIIVDAYSKWVEVKVTHSTTTEATIKILDELFASYGAP; this is encoded by the coding sequence ATGTCGGCGACGGAACAACGCTATCCGGTTATCGACAAAGAAGCTCTCGCTATCGTTTGGGCAGTCAAGAAGTTTTTCAACTATTTATATGCACGGAAGTTCACGCTCGTCACGGACCACAAACCGTTGACGCAAATCCTGCATCCAGAGAAGTCACTGCCTACACTTTGTATAAGTCGCATGGTAAATTACGCTGACTACTTAGCGCACTTTAATTTCGATGTAGTGTACCGATCGACTAACGAAAATAAGAATGCCGATTATTGTTCACGCATTCCAAGTCCCTCGACACAATCCAGTGTCTACAGCCTTTCTCTTCGTAGAGGAGGAAATGAGGATCAAGACGATTTTGAAGATTTTGTGCTTAACCAAATCCAGCAGCTGCCCATTGAAACCGATCAAATCGCACGCGAAACGCGAAAAGATGAGCACTTGGGTAAAATTTTGAAAGACCTCGAAATGGGACGAAACCTATCACAAATCGGCTATAAAGCACCAGAAGTCAAATACACCATGGTTGCcaattgtttgctgtttgaacACCGTGTCGTGATTCCCGACATCCTTCGTTCTGCAATTCTGCAAGATTTGCACGCAGCACATATTGGTGTGGTGAGAATGAAGTATTTGGCCCGTTCATATGTCTACTGGCCGGGCATAGACAAAGACATCGAGCAGCTAGCGAAATCATGCCACGAATGCGCTCAAACGGTCTCAGCACCTCCTAAGTTCAATCAACACCATTGGGAGTATCCATCTAACCCTTGGGAGCGTGTGCATGTTGACTATGCGGGACCCGTTGCTGGCGCTATGCTACTGATTATCGTGGATGCGTACAGCAAGTGGGTTGAGGTGAAAGTGACTCACTCAACCACTACCGAGGCAACCATAAAAATCCTCGACGAGCTATTTGCATCCTATGGAGCCCCCTAA
- the LOC125906708 gene encoding uncharacterized protein LOC125906708 isoform X1, which produces MVVYIPPQLSSEISILRSLHDCITGFILTLKPSDLLFVIGDFNQPSISWSTADPSSSPAYSSITHYEPTARSLANDTFVDGFKFNGLVQLNHINNSHGRMLDQLYANNAAAKLCSPVFPSVVPLVPLDSYHPAFDFNIRMNSSTRRNSTTRQNSTTTAFYRYKFAKADYVKLNDMISMFNNNFHCSNFVSLDEAVCSFSSFMLQAFVVCVPVQRPKPNPPWADRTLKRLKRVKRAAYRHYQTRRCQRSRSIYFDTHSLYCSYNRFRYGTYLRNIQRNLCRWPDSFWRFYKSKTKSTHTPTSITYKGATSANTNEMCNLFADRFADCFSPVMNDTDTIDAALVNTPAGAIIISTPFIDSEIVLSALMQLKPSFAPGSDGIPSTVLKRCQTTVAPILAKMFNASLANGYFPKNGGNLVWFLFTKTLVGLTLSQPAKPKLLENFPVCQSERACLLSLDFGRHNADRVAYERKTGEGETDILRVTHTHASACVFRRTETTHLSRSPMNFLLSRSSGC; this is translated from the coding sequence ATGGTAGTATACATTCCACCGCAGCTTAGCTCCGAGATATCGATTCTTCGCTCTCTACATGATTGTATCACCGGCTTCATTCTCACACTGAAGCCTTCGGATCTGCTGTTTGTTATTGGCGATTTCAATCAGCCTAGCATAAGCTGGTCCACAGCTGATCCTTCGTCCTCGCCAGCATACTCATCAATCACGCACTATGAACCAACTGCGCGCTCACTGGCCAACGACACCTTTGTGgatggatttaaatttaacggaTTAGTGCAACTTAATCACATCAATAATTCGCACGGACGCATGCTTGACCAGCTCTACGCTAACAATGCTGCAGCTAAATTGTGTTCGCCTGTCTTTCCAAGTGTTGTTCCGCTTGTACCTCTTGACTCCTACCATCCGGCGTTTGACTTCAATATACGTATGAACTCGTCGACCCGACGCAATTCGACGACTCGACAAAACTCGACGACAACCGCATTTTATCGTTATAAGTTTGCTAAAGCTGACTATGTGAAACTGAACGACATGATAtcaatgtttaacaataactttcattgttccaattttgtttcacttgACGAAGCAGTATGTTCATTCTCGTCCTTCATGCTGCAAGCCTTTGTTGTATGCGTCCCAGTTCAGCGTCCTAAACCTAACCCCCCCTGGGCGGACCGCACACTCAAACGActcaaacgtgtaaaaagagcTGCTTATCGTCACTACCAAACGCGCCGCTGCCAAAGATCTCGCTCGATCTACTTTGACACGCACTCTTTATACTGCAGCTATAACAGGTTTCGATATGGCACATATTTGAGGAATATTCAACGTAACCTCTGCAGGTGGCCTGACTCGTTTTGGCGCTTCtacaagagcaaaacaaaatccactcATACACCGACATCTATTACGTACAAAGGAGCAACAAGTGCCAACACTAATGAAATGTGCAATCTCttcgcggatcgcttcgcagattgcttttcaccggtcatgaatgataccgataccattgatgctgctctcGTCAACACTCCGGCTGGCGCAATTATCATTAGTACTCCTTTCATCGACAGTGAGATCGTTTTATCAGCCCTAATGCAACTAAAGCCTTCCTTCGCTCCTGGATCCGACGGAATTCCTTCTACCGTGctgaaacgctgtcaaacgACAGTAGCACCTATCCttgcaaaaatgttcaatgcatcgctagccaatggctactttcccaaaaatggaggaaatcttgtatggttcctatttacaaaaacgctggtcggtctgaccctatcccaaccagcaaaaccgaagctattggaaaactttcctgtgtgccaaagcgagagagcatgtcttctttctctagattttggacggcacaacgccgatcgtgtggcctatgaacgaaaaacgggagaaggggaaaccgatatccttcgagtgacacacacgcatgcatctgcatgcgtaTTCCGCAGAACCGAGACTacacatctctctcgatctcccatgaattttctgctatcgcgctcatccgggtgttag